In the Ptychodera flava strain L36383 unplaced genomic scaffold, AS_Pfla_20210202 Scaffold_29__1_contigs__length_4469600_pilon, whole genome shotgun sequence genome, one interval contains:
- the LOC139127117 gene encoding uncharacterized protein, protein MDDLGPHDHSWEDHVKHLRSIFERLRSCKLTARPTKCYLGGSEVSFIGYGAGSGKIKPMADKVNAVVNYPTPVTKRDVRSFLGLAGYYRKFIPNFSDIATPLTELTCKNSPANVQWTQSCVDAFQKLKDALASSPVLAVPDYNKPFVVQTDASDHGMVQFCVSMMTRERNIRFSILAKNSSPGREITQL, encoded by the coding sequence ATGGATGACTTGGGTCCACATGATCATTCATGGGAAGATCATGTTAAACACCTGCGTAGCATATTTGAGAGGTTGCGTAGTTGTAAACTAACTGCTAGACCAACTAAGTGCTATCTTGGTGGCAGTGAGGTTTCTTTCATTGGTTACGGTGCTGgaagtggaaaaataaaacctatGGCAGATAAGGTTAATGCTGTTGTCAATTATCCAACACCAGTGACAAAGCGTGACGTCAGATCATTTTTAGGATTAGCAGGATACTACAGGAAGTTTATCCCAAATTTCTCTGACATTGCAACCCCTTTGACTGAGCTGACGTGTAAAAATAGCCCAGCCAATGTTCAATGGACTCAGAGCTGTGTGGATGCTTTCCAGAAGCTGAAAGACGCTTTAGCATCATCACCAGTTCTGGCGGTCCCAGATTATAATAAGCCGTTTGTGGTGCAGACAGACGCGTCTGACCATGGTATGGTGCAGTTTTGTGTCAGTATGATGACAAGGGAGAGGAACATCCGGTTTAGTATATTAGCAAAAAACTCTTCCCCAGGGAGAGAAATTACCCAACTATAG